A genomic window from Nocardioides sp. BP30 includes:
- a CDS encoding amidohydrolase, giving the protein MSASSRPFVVTGRIATVAGAADARAMLVREGRVAEVGDSRIADQAADAGIEVHSFGERLIVPGFVDPHIHLRHLATGRGRGVDCRFPHCVSIADVLDALRDGLANVSAGDWLIGYGNLFFDQKIADRRVPTRAELDQVSDRVPIVLHMGGHSSVLNTPALRLAGVERFLSGAAGGWGAPIVDVDEHGEPTGLVAEIDPMLPIPEPDTAETEQYVAQTYAELFTRYGVTTIGEMVERLDTADLLSGLIGSGRMPARAVLYLMVPAALPLHDAVEWASGHRTISDRVSVAGLKMFADGGYSSRNAASKTPYAVDHAPHPGYHGVLNLTYPSLRTALEATRAADLQLAVHTNGTAAQEEVLTAVLGAGDPMGHPAVRIEHLGNVLADPADIATWRRAGVRPVLQPAFLHNFVGDFVPMLLGDAGTRGRLPLRSILDGGVIPAGSSDVALGAEDQQSNPLFGIWCLLARRSYWQRHIEPSEAITFSEALRLFTLEGARALGLADEIGSLEPGKRADFVVFDRDPRAHADDLLRTSVDAVYLDGAPLPTR; this is encoded by the coding sequence ATGAGCGCCTCGTCCAGGCCCTTCGTCGTCACGGGTCGCATCGCGACGGTGGCGGGCGCGGCGGACGCGCGGGCGATGCTCGTCCGCGAGGGACGGGTCGCCGAGGTCGGCGACAGCCGGATCGCCGACCAGGCCGCCGACGCAGGCATCGAGGTGCACTCCTTCGGCGAGCGCCTCATCGTGCCGGGCTTCGTCGATCCGCACATCCACCTGCGCCACCTCGCCACCGGCCGCGGCCGCGGCGTCGACTGCCGGTTCCCGCACTGCGTGAGCATCGCCGACGTGCTCGACGCCTTGCGCGACGGGCTGGCGAACGTGTCGGCGGGCGATTGGCTGATCGGCTACGGCAACCTGTTCTTCGACCAGAAGATCGCCGATCGACGGGTCCCGACACGCGCCGAGCTCGACCAGGTGAGCGACAGGGTGCCGATCGTGCTGCACATGGGCGGCCACTCCTCGGTGCTCAACACCCCGGCCCTGCGCCTCGCCGGAGTCGAACGGTTCCTGTCCGGTGCCGCAGGCGGCTGGGGTGCCCCGATCGTCGACGTGGACGAGCACGGCGAGCCCACCGGTCTGGTCGCCGAGATCGACCCGATGCTCCCCATCCCCGAACCCGACACCGCCGAGACCGAGCAGTACGTCGCACAGACCTACGCCGAGCTGTTCACCCGCTACGGCGTCACCACCATCGGTGAGATGGTCGAGCGCCTCGACACCGCCGACCTGCTCTCCGGGCTGATCGGCTCAGGGCGGATGCCTGCTCGCGCCGTGCTGTACCTCATGGTGCCGGCCGCGCTGCCGCTCCACGACGCGGTGGAGTGGGCCAGCGGACACCGCACGATCTCGGACAGGGTCTCGGTCGCCGGCCTGAAGATGTTCGCGGACGGCGGGTACTCCTCGCGCAACGCGGCCAGCAAGACGCCGTACGCCGTCGACCACGCACCGCACCCGGGCTACCACGGCGTCCTGAACCTGACCTATCCGTCGCTGCGGACCGCGCTGGAGGCCACCCGGGCGGCGGACCTCCAGCTCGCCGTCCACACCAACGGGACGGCGGCGCAGGAGGAGGTCCTCACCGCCGTCCTCGGCGCCGGTGACCCGATGGGCCATCCCGCCGTCCGGATCGAGCACCTGGGCAACGTGCTCGCCGATCCCGCCGACATCGCCACCTGGCGTCGCGCCGGCGTACGACCGGTCCTGCAACCCGCCTTCCTGCACAACTTCGTCGGCGACTTCGTCCCGATGCTGCTCGGAGACGCGGGCACCCGAGGACGCCTGCCGCTGCGGTCGATCCTCGACGGCGGCGTCATCCCGGCCGGGAGCTCCGATGTCGCGCTCGGGGCCGAGGACCAGCAGTCGAACCCGTTGTTCGGGATCTGGTGCCTGCTGGCCCGGCGCAGCTACTGGCAGCGCCACATCGAGCCGTCCGAGGCCATCACCTTCAGCGAGGCCCTCCGGCTCTTCACCCTCGAAGGTGCCCGAGCGCTCGGTCTCGCCGACGAGATCGGCTCGCTCGAGCCGGGCAAGCGCGCCGACTTCGTGGTGTTCGACCGCGATCCCCGCGCCCATGCCGACGACCTGCTGCGCACGTCCGTGGACGCCGTCTACCTTGACGGCGCCCCACTCCCGACCAGGTAG
- a CDS encoding purine-cytosine permease family protein: protein MTAPAQRSGAQIQGVEQRSIDYIPPEERHGVVWHQGPFWMTGGMVLSSLLVGFIGPGLGLGVGWSLLGVTAGMAFGTLFMALHANQGPRLGLPQMIQSRAQFGSRGAMFPIAVAVFIYIGYNVFQLIFAGEAMHVALPGQKVWYVVFAVVAFVLATVGHDLLHTFQRWSSYLMLVIFGLLTIVTIVHFPGSGVSPQVSGWSFKAFLVQFAAAGGYQISYAIYVSDYSRYLPEDAPAGRLIGWTFGGAMVGAGWMGCLGVLLGSYVPNPDAIGAIHQVGNYLFPGFGVIAALGTLPALIGTSGVNAYGAMLTGATIVDGVRQIKPTVRTRVTGLLVVSIIGAAIALFMPEDYLDSFNTFLAIMVYLLVPWTAVNLIDFYVVRRQHYSIADIVDPNGRYGRWSMRGLTAYFAGFVAMIPFFSLSFYVGPITKALGGADFSFVVGLLVSAGAYWLLSRTLHERAGTESATSPVVTG, encoded by the coding sequence ATGACGGCACCCGCACAGCGCTCCGGGGCGCAGATCCAAGGAGTGGAGCAACGCTCCATCGACTACATCCCGCCGGAGGAGCGCCACGGCGTGGTCTGGCACCAAGGACCGTTCTGGATGACCGGTGGCATGGTGCTCAGCTCGCTGCTCGTCGGCTTCATCGGACCCGGCCTGGGCCTGGGCGTCGGCTGGTCGTTGCTCGGGGTGACCGCCGGGATGGCGTTCGGCACCCTGTTCATGGCGCTGCACGCCAACCAGGGTCCCCGCCTCGGACTGCCCCAGATGATCCAGTCGCGGGCGCAGTTCGGCAGCCGCGGCGCGATGTTCCCCATCGCCGTCGCCGTCTTCATCTACATCGGCTACAACGTCTTCCAGCTCATCTTCGCCGGCGAGGCGATGCACGTGGCGCTGCCCGGCCAGAAGGTCTGGTACGTCGTCTTCGCCGTGGTCGCCTTCGTGCTGGCCACCGTCGGGCACGACCTCCTCCACACCTTCCAGCGGTGGTCCAGCTATCTGATGCTCGTCATCTTCGGTCTGCTGACCATCGTGACGATCGTGCACTTCCCCGGCTCCGGTGTGTCACCCCAGGTGTCGGGATGGTCGTTCAAGGCCTTCCTGGTCCAGTTCGCCGCGGCAGGCGGCTACCAGATCAGCTACGCGATCTACGTCTCCGACTACAGCCGCTACCTGCCCGAGGACGCCCCCGCCGGCAGGCTCATCGGCTGGACGTTCGGCGGTGCGATGGTGGGAGCGGGGTGGATGGGCTGCCTGGGCGTCCTGCTGGGCAGCTACGTCCCGAACCCGGACGCGATCGGCGCCATCCACCAGGTCGGCAACTACCTGTTCCCGGGTTTCGGCGTCATCGCCGCGCTCGGGACGCTGCCCGCGCTCATCGGGACCTCGGGGGTCAATGCGTACGGCGCCATGCTCACCGGCGCGACCATCGTCGACGGGGTCCGCCAGATCAAGCCGACCGTGCGGACCCGCGTCACGGGCCTGCTCGTGGTCAGCATCATCGGTGCTGCGATCGCGCTCTTCATGCCGGAGGACTACCTGGACAGCTTCAACACGTTCCTCGCGATCATGGTCTACCTGCTGGTTCCGTGGACAGCGGTCAACCTGATCGACTTCTACGTCGTCCGTCGCCAGCACTACAGCATCGCCGACATCGTCGATCCGAACGGCAGGTACGGCCGCTGGTCGATGCGCGGCCTGACCGCCTACTTCGCGGGCTTCGTCGCGATGATCCCGTTCTTCTCCCTCAGCTTCTACGTCGGCCCGATCACCAAGGCCCTCGGCGGTGCGGACTTCTCCTTCGTCGTCGGGCTGCTCGTCTCCGCCGGCGCCTACTGGCTGCTCTCCCGAACCCTTCACGAGCGCGCGGGCACGGAGTCGGCCACCTCCCCCGTGGTCACCGGCTGA
- the lpdA gene encoding dihydrolipoyl dehydrogenase: MTHFDVLVLGAGPGGYVAAIRAAQLGKSVAVVEDKYWGGVCLNVGCIPSKALLKNAELAHVLTHEKAKYGIEGDATMSFGPTHARSRQVAGGMAKGVHFLMKKNKITEIDGWGTLTGPKGIDVKGKDGATTSYSFDNLIIAAGATVRSVPGVVPNGQNIVTYEEQILTDQLPSSIIIGGSGAIGVEFAYVLKNFGVDVTIIEFLDRMVPTEDEEISKELLRHYKKLGVNVLLSTAVKGVEDTGSGVRVTVAPAAGGDEQVLEAGKFLAAFGFAPRVEGYGLDNTGVELTERKAVAVDARGRTNVEGVYAIGDCTGKFMLAHVAESMGIVAAETIAGAETMEINFDMIPRATYCQPQIGSFGYSEQQARDKGYDVKVAKFPFSANGKAQGLGDAVGFVKVVADAEHNEILGAHMIGPDVTEQLPVLTLAQQWDLTADEVGRNVFAHPTLSEAVKEAIHGIAGHMINL; this comes from the coding sequence GTGACCCACTTCGATGTCCTCGTCCTCGGCGCTGGCCCCGGTGGCTACGTCGCCGCCATTCGCGCCGCCCAGCTCGGCAAGTCCGTCGCTGTCGTGGAAGACAAGTACTGGGGCGGTGTGTGCCTCAACGTCGGCTGCATCCCCTCCAAGGCCCTGCTGAAGAACGCCGAGCTCGCGCACGTGCTGACCCACGAGAAGGCGAAGTACGGCATCGAGGGCGACGCGACCATGTCGTTCGGCCCGACGCACGCGCGGTCGCGCCAGGTCGCCGGGGGGATGGCCAAGGGTGTCCACTTCCTGATGAAGAAGAACAAGATCACCGAGATCGACGGCTGGGGCACGCTCACCGGTCCCAAGGGGATCGACGTCAAGGGCAAGGACGGCGCCACCACGTCGTACAGCTTCGACAACCTCATCATCGCCGCCGGCGCCACCGTGCGCAGCGTCCCGGGCGTGGTGCCGAATGGTCAGAACATCGTGACCTACGAGGAGCAGATCCTCACCGATCAGCTGCCGAGCTCGATCATCATCGGCGGCTCCGGCGCGATCGGCGTCGAGTTCGCCTATGTGCTGAAGAACTTCGGCGTCGACGTCACCATCATCGAGTTCCTCGACCGGATGGTCCCGACCGAGGACGAGGAGATCTCCAAGGAGCTCCTGCGGCACTACAAGAAGCTGGGCGTCAACGTGCTGCTCTCGACCGCCGTCAAGGGCGTGGAGGACACCGGCTCGGGCGTCCGGGTGACCGTCGCCCCGGCCGCGGGCGGGGACGAGCAGGTGCTCGAGGCCGGCAAGTTCCTGGCCGCGTTCGGCTTCGCGCCGCGGGTCGAGGGCTACGGGCTGGACAACACCGGCGTCGAGCTGACCGAGCGCAAGGCGGTCGCCGTCGACGCGCGCGGGCGCACCAACGTCGAGGGCGTCTACGCCATCGGTGACTGCACCGGCAAGTTCATGCTCGCCCACGTCGCGGAGTCGATGGGCATCGTGGCCGCGGAGACCATCGCCGGCGCGGAGACCATGGAGATCAACTTCGACATGATCCCGCGGGCCACCTACTGCCAGCCGCAGATCGGCTCCTTCGGCTACTCCGAGCAGCAGGCCCGCGACAAGGGGTACGACGTCAAGGTCGCGAAGTTCCCCTTCTCCGCGAACGGCAAGGCCCAGGGCCTCGGGGACGCGGTCGGCTTCGTCAAGGTCGTCGCCGATGCCGAGCACAACGAGATCCTCGGCGCCCACATGATCGGCCCGGACGTCACCGAGCAGCTGCCGGTCCTCACGCTGGCGCAGCAGTGGGACCTGACCGCAGACGAGGTGGGTCGCAACGTGTTCGCCCACCCCACGCTCTCCGAGGCCGTCAAGGAAGCCATCCACGGCATCGCCGGCCACATGATCAACCTGTGA
- a CDS encoding gamma-glutamylcyclotransferase, translating to MSLYAAYGANLDPALMAQRCPHSPMHTTGWLGDWRLTFGGEEHGWDGALATIVPDPFEQVFVAVYDVTREDERTLDEWQSTDTGLYRRTKVRVNTMTGDLVAWTYVLDAYEGGLPSAHYLGTIAAAAEAADAPADYVRWLRTRPCRSIEQ from the coding sequence GTGAGCCTGTACGCCGCCTACGGGGCCAACCTCGACCCCGCCCTCATGGCGCAGCGCTGCCCGCACTCCCCGATGCACACCACCGGCTGGCTCGGCGATTGGCGCCTGACCTTCGGTGGCGAGGAGCACGGTTGGGACGGTGCGCTCGCCACCATCGTGCCGGACCCCTTCGAACAGGTCTTCGTCGCCGTCTACGACGTGACCCGCGAGGACGAGCGAACGCTGGACGAGTGGCAGTCGACGGACACCGGGCTCTACCGGCGCACCAAGGTGCGGGTCAACACCATGACCGGTGACCTGGTGGCCTGGACCTACGTGCTGGACGCCTACGAGGGTGGTCTGCCCTCGGCGCACTACCTGGGCACCATCGCCGCCGCGGCCGAGGCCGCCGACGCCCCGGCCGACTACGTGCGCTGGCTGCGCACGCGGCCGTGCCGCTCCATCGAGCAGTAG
- a CDS encoding glycosyl hydrolase family 18 protein, protein MAPTLRRAVVAVLALAAAAAPFGVPASAQARPAGLDVTGWVLSGDSPAVVQSNASGLTTVSVDGITLRHSGRALANPDRANALQLTRTGHAAGLHVELVLSNYSNRIGDFDRTALHRLLSSPRHRGRIAGQLARAVRQGGYDGVNVDLELVGRRDAGGLVAFVRTLQSRMPRARTVSIDVSAQTSRAAYLDHGYRLRQLGRVANVIDLMTYDDHGPGWSGPGPIGPLAWQRAAMTALLDQVPARKAQLGFGGYGYTWAPKGGGGTVTDAEARALVAADHATPTWNTAAGEWTARLSDGTVLWWADGRSYRLRLQLATSLGVRGVAVWRLGSVDRLS, encoded by the coding sequence ATGGCCCCCACCCTGCGACGCGCAGTCGTCGCCGTGCTCGCCCTGGCGGCAGCGGCCGCGCCCTTCGGCGTACCTGCCTCCGCCCAGGCCCGTCCCGCCGGACTCGATGTCACCGGCTGGGTGCTCTCCGGCGACTCCCCTGCCGTCGTGCAGAGCAACGCCTCCGGACTGACGACGGTCTCGGTCGACGGGATCACGCTGAGGCACAGCGGCCGGGCGCTGGCGAACCCCGACCGGGCCAACGCCCTCCAGCTGACCCGGACCGGGCATGCGGCCGGTCTGCACGTGGAGCTCGTGCTGAGCAACTACAGCAACCGGATCGGCGACTTCGACCGTACGGCGCTGCATCGGCTGCTCTCCTCGCCCCGACACCGCGGGCGCATCGCCGGGCAGCTCGCCCGCGCCGTCCGCCAGGGCGGGTACGACGGGGTCAACGTCGACCTCGAGCTGGTCGGGCGGCGTGACGCGGGCGGCCTGGTGGCCTTCGTCCGAACGCTCCAGTCCCGGATGCCGCGCGCCCGCACCGTGTCGATCGACGTGAGTGCGCAGACCTCGCGAGCCGCCTATCTCGATCACGGCTATCGGCTGCGGCAGCTGGGTCGAGTCGCGAACGTGATCGACCTGATGACCTACGACGATCACGGACCCGGCTGGAGCGGCCCAGGTCCGATCGGACCGTTGGCGTGGCAACGCGCGGCGATGACGGCGCTGCTCGACCAGGTGCCGGCGCGCAAGGCACAGCTGGGATTCGGCGGCTACGGCTACACCTGGGCCCCGAAGGGCGGTGGTGGCACGGTGACCGACGCGGAAGCGCGAGCCCTGGTCGCCGCCGACCACGCGACGCCCACGTGGAACACCGCCGCCGGCGAATGGACGGCGCGGCTCTCCGACGGGACGGTCCTCTGGTGGGCCGACGGGCGCTCCTACCGGCTCCGGCTGCAGCTGGCCACGAGCCTGGGCGTCCGCGGCGTCGCCGTCTGGCGACTCGGCTCGGTCGACCGGCTCAGCTGA
- a CDS encoding purine-nucleoside phosphorylase gives MTEATPYELAQEAATALARITGVERHDVALVLGSGWLPAVDALGTPVAEIDTTDLPGFSAAAVAGHSGKIRSVRAGEKNLLVFLSRTHYYEGKGVASVVHPVRTAAAAGCRAIVLTNGCGGLDPTWSPGTPVLISDHINLTGTSPLVGANFVDLTDLYSSRLRARARELDPSLEEGVYVQFPGPHYETPAEVRMAGIIGGSLVGMSTTLEAIAAREARMEVLGISLVTNLAAGISDQPLNHAEVLEAGRAAASRMGDLLARIVPEI, from the coding sequence ATGACCGAGGCAACCCCGTACGAGCTCGCTCAGGAGGCGGCCACCGCGCTCGCCCGGATCACCGGAGTCGAGCGCCATGACGTCGCGCTGGTCCTGGGCAGCGGTTGGCTGCCCGCCGTCGACGCCCTCGGCACCCCGGTCGCCGAGATCGACACCACCGACCTGCCGGGCTTCAGCGCCGCCGCCGTCGCCGGGCACAGCGGCAAGATCCGCAGCGTCCGGGCCGGCGAGAAGAACCTGCTCGTCTTCCTCAGCCGTACCCACTACTACGAGGGCAAGGGCGTGGCCTCGGTCGTGCACCCGGTCCGCACCGCTGCCGCCGCCGGGTGTCGCGCGATCGTGCTGACCAACGGCTGCGGCGGTCTCGATCCGACCTGGTCGCCCGGCACCCCGGTGCTCATCAGCGACCACATCAACCTGACCGGCACCAGCCCCCTCGTCGGCGCCAACTTCGTCGACCTCACCGACCTCTACAGCTCGCGGCTGCGCGCCCGCGCCCGCGAGCTGGACCCGAGCCTGGAGGAGGGCGTCTACGTCCAGTTCCCCGGCCCGCACTACGAGACGCCGGCCGAGGTCAGGATGGCCGGCATCATCGGCGGCAGCCTGGTCGGCATGTCCACCACGCTCGAGGCGATCGCCGCACGGGAGGCGAGGATGGAGGTCCTGGGCATCAGCCTGGTCACCAACCTGGCCGCCGGCATCAGCGACCAGCCGCTGAACCACGCCGAGGTGCTCGAGGCCGGTCGCGCGGCCGCCAGCCGGATGGGCGACCTCCTCGCCCGCATCGTCCCCGAGATCTGA
- a CDS encoding TetR/AcrR family transcriptional regulator gives MPRIEAENLPAHRKQVHERVFRAFAELMAERSYDAITMAHLAERAGLGRTAIYHHFHDKEAVVVAYATHETDRYIDGLRDLLATTDDPTAQLRLYVRNHLDSGERFHMGLGPQLYGVLGASSRAEIRDHVLAVEDVLRGILVAGADRGAFAIDDLPATTSLIHTCLTPRDLPPVAVEEFVLRAVGASTT, from the coding sequence GTGCCGCGGATCGAAGCCGAGAACCTGCCCGCGCACCGCAAGCAGGTGCACGAGCGGGTCTTCCGTGCCTTCGCCGAGCTGATGGCGGAGCGGAGCTACGACGCGATCACCATGGCCCACCTGGCCGAGCGCGCCGGTCTGGGCAGGACGGCGATCTACCACCACTTCCACGACAAGGAGGCGGTGGTCGTCGCGTACGCGACCCACGAGACCGACCGGTACATCGACGGCCTGCGAGACCTGCTCGCCACCACGGACGACCCGACCGCACAGCTGCGGCTCTACGTCCGCAACCATCTCGACTCCGGCGAGCGGTTCCACATGGGCCTCGGACCGCAGCTGTACGGCGTCCTCGGTGCCTCCTCGCGTGCGGAGATCCGCGATCACGTCCTGGCTGTGGAGGACGTCCTGCGGGGCATCCTGGTCGCCGGGGCCGACCGAGGAGCGTTCGCCATCGACGACCTACCGGCCACCACCTCCCTGATCCACACCTGCCTGACGCCGCGGGACCTGCCGCCGGTCGCCGTGGAGGAGTTCGTGCTGCGCGCCGTCGGTGCCTCGACCACCTGA
- a CDS encoding HtaA domain-containing protein, producing MVAAAVAAAGAALIAPTPSAQAAESPGATFTWGVSGYVTAATGTFSFSMADFVGSEGATVDTAAKTATFSGGTGRTDLATHQTEVDYRGSLQFGYTGRYLFHFTDPSIVIDAAGNGEIRADVDWSIAGATPVTGSKDDVTLTTFTSSGDAWDGYGLEATPAWTNAVPAGTSYATSSGTATPVDNASWSPELVDALPTSVSPFFYKSSSTASQDLKAPAAFTATVPGPSVTVGTGTVADDAVTLPVTGAGFSPAVNAGDQGVYVGLAPSGGLPDVSSPDAIAGFAGANWVMPSSIVAGTFTSSVTVPRSKLDPAKSYSLYTWQAHSHSTTLQDTETPVAIDWSRLAAVRAATPTISGTATVGHTLGATAGTWGPDGVALAYQWLADDHAISGATSTALDLTPALVGRRITVAVTGTLAGAPAPVVKTSAAVKVAAATLAVAKPSLKGKAKVGKRLTATVVAPADARATYQWFKGAKAIKGATTRTLKVTKAFRGKRLSVRTTISRPGYTTVTVASAKTAKVR from the coding sequence TTGGTCGCGGCAGCCGTCGCGGCGGCGGGCGCGGCCCTCATCGCGCCGACGCCGTCCGCCCAAGCCGCGGAGTCTCCGGGCGCCACCTTCACGTGGGGCGTGTCCGGCTACGTCACCGCCGCCACCGGCACGTTCTCCTTCAGCATGGCCGACTTCGTCGGCTCGGAGGGGGCCACCGTGGACACCGCCGCGAAGACGGCGACGTTCAGCGGCGGCACCGGTCGCACCGACCTGGCAACGCACCAGACCGAGGTCGACTACCGCGGCAGCCTGCAGTTCGGCTACACCGGTCGCTACCTGTTCCACTTCACCGACCCCAGCATCGTGATCGACGCCGCCGGGAACGGCGAGATTCGCGCCGACGTCGACTGGTCCATCGCCGGCGCTACTCCGGTGACCGGCTCGAAGGACGACGTCACACTCACGACGTTCACCTCCTCCGGCGACGCCTGGGACGGCTACGGCCTGGAGGCCACACCCGCGTGGACGAACGCCGTACCGGCCGGGACCAGCTACGCCACCAGCAGCGGCACGGCGACGCCCGTCGACAATGCCAGCTGGTCGCCGGAGCTGGTCGATGCGCTGCCGACATCGGTGAGCCCGTTCTTCTACAAGTCCTCCTCGACGGCCAGTCAGGACCTGAAGGCGCCGGCCGCCTTCACCGCCACCGTCCCCGGTCCGAGCGTCACCGTCGGAACCGGCACGGTCGCCGACGACGCCGTGACCCTGCCGGTGACCGGCGCCGGGTTCAGCCCGGCCGTGAACGCGGGCGATCAGGGCGTGTACGTGGGCCTGGCGCCCTCCGGCGGACTCCCAGACGTCTCCTCCCCGGACGCGATCGCAGGCTTCGCCGGCGCCAACTGGGTGATGCCGTCGAGCATCGTGGCCGGCACCTTCACCTCCAGCGTGACGGTGCCACGCTCCAAGCTCGACCCGGCGAAGAGCTACTCGCTCTACACCTGGCAGGCACACTCCCACTCCACCACGCTCCAGGACACCGAGACGCCTGTCGCCATCGACTGGTCGCGGCTCGCCGCCGTCCGGGCCGCGACGCCGACGATCAGCGGCACGGCGACGGTCGGTCACACGCTCGGTGCGACCGCCGGCACCTGGGGGCCCGACGGCGTGGCACTCGCCTACCAGTGGCTCGCCGACGATCACGCCATCAGCGGCGCGACCTCGACCGCTCTGGACCTGACGCCCGCTCTCGTCGGCAGGCGCATCACCGTCGCGGTGACCGGCACGCTGGCGGGTGCACCGGCCCCGGTCGTGAAGACGTCGGCGGCGGTCAAGGTCGCAGCCGCGACGCTGGCGGTCGCGAAGCCGAGCCTGAAGGGCAAGGCCAAGGTCGGCAAGAGGCTCACGGCCACCGTCGTCGCGCCGGCCGATGCGCGCGCGACGTACCAGTGGTTCAAGGGCGCGAAGGCGATCAAGGGCGCGACCACCCGGACGCTGAAGGTCACCAAGGCCTTCCGCGGCAAGCGACTCAGTGTCCGCACGACGATCAGCCGGCCGGGCTACACGACCGTCACCGTGGCGAGCGCGAAGACAGCGAAGGTCAGATGA
- a CDS encoding heme ABC transporter ATP-binding protein produces the protein MGATVRVGARAIIDRISLRVGAGEMVALVGPNGAGKSTLLGVMAGDLAPTEGSVTLDGVDLAAWRPLELARRRAVLPQEHRLAFGFRAEEVVRMGRAPWERGAREDHDDAAVAAAMARTDVTHLAERVFPSLSGGEKARTSFARILAQDTELLLLDEPTAALDLRHQDQVLAESRRLATGGRAVAAIVHDLSVAAAYADRICVLSGGALVADGTPEEVLTPALLSEVYEHPVEVLRHRGRLVVVPRRLHTVPAGDRTEDPGHTGESGGSPWRAVR, from the coding sequence ATGGGGGCCACCGTCCGAGTCGGTGCACGCGCGATCATCGACCGGATCAGCCTCCGCGTCGGCGCCGGGGAGATGGTCGCGTTGGTCGGGCCCAACGGCGCCGGCAAGTCGACGCTGCTCGGCGTCATGGCCGGCGACCTCGCCCCGACCGAGGGCAGCGTCACCCTGGACGGCGTCGACCTGGCCGCCTGGCGACCTCTCGAGCTCGCCCGCCGCCGCGCCGTGCTGCCACAGGAGCACCGGCTGGCGTTCGGCTTCCGGGCCGAGGAGGTCGTGCGGATGGGCCGGGCGCCGTGGGAGCGGGGGGCCCGCGAGGACCACGACGACGCGGCCGTCGCCGCGGCGATGGCCCGCACCGACGTCACGCACCTCGCCGAACGGGTGTTCCCGTCGCTGTCCGGCGGTGAGAAGGCGCGCACCTCGTTCGCGCGCATCCTCGCGCAGGACACCGAGCTGCTGCTGCTGGACGAGCCCACCGCCGCGCTCGACCTGCGCCACCAGGACCAGGTCCTCGCCGAGTCGCGGCGTCTCGCCACCGGCGGTCGGGCAGTGGCCGCCATCGTGCACGACCTGAGCGTGGCGGCCGCCTACGCGGACCGGATCTGCGTGCTGTCCGGCGGTGCGCTCGTCGCGGACGGCACCCCCGAGGAGGTGCTCACACCGGCGCTGCTCAGCGAGGTCTACGAGCACCCGGTCGAGGTACTGCGGCACCGCGGCCGCCTCGTCGTCGTACCGCGTCGCCTGCACACGGTGCCGGCGGGCGACCGGACCGAGGACCCGGGCCACACGGGGGAGTCAGGAGGGTCGCCATGGCGCGCCGTCCGCTGA
- a CDS encoding FecCD family ABC transporter permease: protein MTAAGMPVERTLARARVGRTALLLTTMSLALAAMIVVSAGRGQMHIPADEVLGSVLHRVGLHVGPMPHQAQGEATLWTVRFPRIVLGVVVGAALAAAGALMQGVFGNPLAEPGVVGVSTGAAAAAAVVIVFQFSLVGAWTVPVFAFVGGLVTTVSVYLLSRSAGRTEVVTLVLTGIAVNAVCSAGLALMLFLADTQAREEIVFWQLGSLNGTRWVYVAAVVPFVTVGLAGALLVARRLDVLALGDRAARHVGVDVERLRMVSIVLVALLTAAAVSFAGIIGFVGLVVPHLVRMGLGPAHRVLVPASALGGALLLVCADLVARTAVATAELPIGMLTALVGGPFFFWLLRRTRGSAGGWA from the coding sequence GTGACGGCCGCGGGAATGCCGGTCGAGCGGACGCTGGCCCGAGCGCGGGTGGGACGTACGGCGCTGCTCCTCACCACGATGAGTCTCGCGCTGGCGGCCATGATCGTGGTCTCCGCGGGGCGTGGCCAGATGCACATCCCGGCCGACGAGGTCCTCGGCTCGGTGCTCCACCGGGTCGGCCTCCACGTCGGGCCGATGCCGCACCAGGCGCAGGGGGAGGCCACCTTGTGGACGGTCCGCTTCCCGCGGATCGTGCTCGGTGTCGTCGTCGGCGCCGCGCTGGCCGCCGCGGGAGCGTTGATGCAGGGCGTGTTCGGCAACCCGCTGGCTGAGCCCGGCGTGGTGGGCGTCTCTACCGGTGCCGCGGCGGCAGCAGCGGTGGTGATCGTCTTCCAGTTCAGCCTGGTCGGTGCGTGGACCGTGCCGGTGTTCGCCTTCGTCGGCGGTCTGGTGACGACGGTGTCGGTCTACCTGCTCTCCCGCTCCGCGGGACGCACCGAGGTCGTCACGCTGGTCCTGACCGGGATCGCCGTCAACGCCGTGTGCAGCGCCGGGCTCGCCCTCATGCTCTTCCTGGCCGACACCCAGGCGCGGGAGGAGATCGTCTTCTGGCAGCTCGGCAGCCTCAACGGCACCCGCTGGGTGTACGTCGCGGCGGTCGTCCCGTTCGTCACCGTGGGGCTTGCCGGAGCGCTGCTGGTCGCCCGTCGCCTCGACGTGCTCGCGCTCGGCGACCGAGCCGCCCGGCACGTCGGGGTCGACGTCGAGAGGCTGCGGATGGTCTCGATCGTGCTGGTGGCGCTGCTGACGGCGGCTGCGGTCTCCTTCGCGGGGATCATCGGGTTCGTCGGCCTCGTCGTACCGCACCTGGTTCGGATGGGCCTCGGACCAGCGCATCGCGTGCTGGTGCCGGCGAGCGCCCTCGGCGGCGCATTGCTCCTGGTGTGCGCCGACCTCGTCGCCCGGACGGCGGTCGCGACCGCCGAGCTGCCGATCGGGATGCTGACGGCGCTGGTCGGTGGGCCGTTCTTCTTCTGGCTGCTACGCCGCACCCGCGGATCCGCGGGCGGGTGGGCCTGA